The sequence TCCCTTTAAAGTCGGCTCCGACACTGGTCTCTCCAGgttcctttctcttcaatccaAATTCCGCTCAGCCTTCGGTGGTTCACACGTCCCGACCTTCACCGCGTCGCAATATGGACAAATCTCAGCAACCCAGTTCCTTCCAGCAGTTGGAAAAGGTATGATCGTCCTGGGACACACAACGCTGCGCTCCGCGAATAGGAACAGGGATGTACTGACGGGCATGTTGGTCGATCAAATAGCTCGGAGAAGGCACCTATGCCACGGTACGTGGATacacccctcccccctctttcatGACTTGTCGCTGTCGCTGCGATCGCGACTCGACTTGCACGGCAGGACGGCGGCTGTTGAAGCGACTTCATTTCCTCGGGCTGAATGTTTCGCGATCGCTCAACCCCGCATTCCGGCCTCCCTCGAACCGTCCATCGCTAATATATGATGACGCTAGGTCTTCAAAGGCCGCAATCGCCAAACGGGCGAGATGGTCGCGCTCAAGGAGATCCACCTGGACTCGGAAGAAGGCACTCCGTCGACGGCCATCCGCGAGATTTCCTTGATGAAGGAACTCAAGCATGAGAGCATCGTCTCGCTGTACGATGTCATTCACACCGAAAACAAGCTGATGCTCGTCTTCGAGTTCATGGACCGGGATCTGAAGCGGTACATGGACACGCGAGGCGATCGGGGCCAACTGGATCCCGCCACCATCAAGTCGTTTATGCACCAGCTGCTCAAGGGGATCGCTTTTTGCCACGAGAACCGCGTCTTGCACCGGGATCTGAAGCCTCAGAACCTCCTGATCAACAAAAAAGGACAGCTGAAGCTGGGTGATTTCGGTCTCGCGCGTGCATTCGGTATCCCGGTCAACACCTTCTCCAACGAAGTC comes from Penicillium oxalicum strain HP7-1 chromosome I, whole genome shotgun sequence and encodes:
- a CDS encoding Negative regulator of the PHO system, which encodes MERLRDPAALPLKSAPTLVSPGSFLFNPNSAQPSVVHTSRPSPRRNMDKSQQPSSFQQLEKLGEGTYATVFKGRNRQTGEMVALKEIHLDSEEGTPSTAIREISLMKELKHESIVSLYDVIHTENKLMLVFEFMDRDLKRYMDTRGDRGQLDPATIKSFMHQLLKGIAFCHENRVLHRDLKPQNLLINKKGQLKLGDFGLARAFGIPVNTFSNEVVTLWYRAPDVLLGSRTYNTSIDIWSAGCIMAEMYTGRPLFPGTTNEDQLVKIFRLMGTPSERSWPGISQLPEYKPTFHVYATQDLGVLLPQIDPLGLDLLNRMLQLRPEMRISAADALQHPWFHDLPQVQAQLQQQQQQQQQQQQQMAGGYGGMVPPQSAY